A single Rhodothermales bacterium DNA region contains:
- a CDS encoding insulinase family protein, translating into MRISDRAVAVQAGPVDLIVLPTGIRDVVTVRGSVDTWPDFRAGGELVQEMMAGTLDKGTLQQDRFEIASVLENLGAQMSFSGSTARVRCSARCLRADLDAVMGLLFEQLLQPAFDDSELDKSRDRLQASIQRGIADAGYRADLALARRAYPAGHPNYMLSPDEEAAVVTAVDRNQVVAAHSRLLAGHPRLVIVGDVDVDACRRAVESAAAGWSGSASPATPDLPGTGIAKPGSEEVHIADRDNLDVRWGHAVDLTRTDDDFLAAYMASFVLGGNFSARLMNIVRDKEGLTYGVGSGLRGFDQRYNGMWRVHVTLSQDNLDRGIEVTEAVLRDFVADGVTADELLEKQDTIAGSFQVRLATTAGIAGALLQQMEDGRDASWVDRYPERVRGCTVEAVNESIARYFDTDRLFRAVAGSIPERTEA; encoded by the coding sequence ATGCGAATTTCGGATCGGGCCGTCGCGGTGCAGGCGGGCCCCGTTGACCTGATTGTTCTGCCGACCGGAATTCGCGACGTGGTCACGGTGCGTGGTTCGGTAGATACGTGGCCGGATTTCCGGGCCGGCGGCGAACTGGTTCAGGAGATGATGGCGGGTACCCTGGACAAGGGCACTCTGCAGCAGGACCGCTTTGAGATTGCATCGGTGCTCGAGAATCTCGGCGCCCAGATGAGCTTTTCAGGCTCGACCGCCCGAGTGCGGTGCTCAGCGCGGTGCCTGCGGGCGGACCTGGATGCTGTGATGGGATTGCTCTTTGAGCAACTGCTGCAGCCGGCCTTCGATGATTCGGAGCTCGACAAGAGCCGAGATCGGCTTCAGGCTTCGATTCAGCGCGGCATCGCGGATGCCGGATATCGAGCCGACCTCGCGCTGGCACGCCGGGCATATCCCGCAGGCCACCCCAACTACATGCTGAGCCCTGACGAGGAGGCAGCCGTGGTCACGGCTGTCGACCGGAATCAGGTGGTCGCGGCGCATTCGCGTTTACTTGCGGGTCATCCGCGCCTGGTCATAGTGGGAGACGTGGACGTAGACGCCTGTCGCCGGGCCGTGGAGAGCGCGGCCGCGGGCTGGTCCGGATCCGCCAGCCCGGCTACACCCGATCTGCCTGGCACCGGTATCGCGAAGCCGGGCTCGGAAGAGGTGCACATCGCAGACCGGGACAATCTGGACGTGCGATGGGGCCACGCGGTCGACCTGACGCGTACCGATGACGACTTCCTGGCTGCCTACATGGCCAGCTTTGTGCTCGGCGGGAATTTCTCCGCGCGCCTGATGAACATCGTGCGGGACAAGGAGGGTCTGACCTATGGGGTCGGCAGCGGACTGCGTGGCTTCGACCAACGATACAACGGCATGTGGCGCGTACACGTCACGCTGTCTCAGGACAACCTGGACCGTGGCATCGAAGTGACTGAGGCCGTTCTCCGGGACTTTGTCGCGGACGGAGTGACCGCGGACGAACTTCTGGAAAAGCAGGACACCATTGCGGGCTCGTTCCAGGTTCGGCTCGCCACGACCGCAGGGATTGCCGGGGCGCTGCTGCAGCAGATGGAGGACGGTCGGGACGCGAGCTGGGTGGACCGCTATCCCGAGCGCGTGCGCGGCTGTACGGTGGAGGCCGTCAACGAGTCCATCGCCCGTTACTTCGATACGGACCGACTATTCCGCGCAGTGGCGGGGTCGATTCCGGAGCGGACCGAAGCCTGA
- a CDS encoding adenylate kinase — protein MRLALFGPPGAGKGTQAAILAETHGLVTISTGNLIRWAIREDSKLGQEAKSYVTAGKLVPGELVRKLADTAIATAGFDNFILDGYPRTLEQAEWLDAFLTAYKAELNAVVFLSVPDEVIIRRLSGRRIHKNTGESYHLEFFPPPPDVDPEDIIQRPDDEPEAIQARLESYRRETKPLEEFYRRKGLLREVNGDCSKDSVHERIMGLLNPSRAGARKAG, from the coding sequence ATGCGCTTAGCACTCTTTGGGCCGCCGGGTGCCGGAAAGGGTACGCAGGCCGCCATTCTGGCGGAGACCCATGGGCTGGTCACCATTTCGACCGGAAATCTGATCCGCTGGGCCATCCGCGAAGACTCAAAGTTGGGTCAGGAGGCCAAGAGCTACGTCACTGCCGGCAAGCTCGTGCCGGGCGAGCTTGTCAGGAAACTGGCGGACACTGCCATCGCGACGGCCGGGTTCGACAACTTCATTCTCGATGGTTATCCGCGTACCCTGGAGCAGGCGGAATGGCTGGATGCCTTCCTGACGGCCTACAAGGCCGAACTGAACGCGGTGGTCTTTCTGAGCGTGCCGGATGAAGTGATCATCCGACGCCTTTCCGGGCGGCGCATCCACAAAAACACGGGAGAGAGCTATCACCTGGAGTTCTTTCCGCCTCCGCCGGATGTGGATCCCGAGGACATCATTCAGCGGCCGGATGACGAGCCGGAAGCCATCCAGGCGCGACTGGAATCCTACCGACGGGAAACCAAGCCGCTCGAGGAGTTCTACCGCCGCAAGGGGCTTTTGCGCGAAGTCAACGGAGACTGCTCCAAGGACAGCGTGCACGAGCGTATCATGGGACTCCTGAATCCGTCCCGCGCCGGAGCCCGAAAGGCGGGCTGA
- a CDS encoding helix-turn-helix domain-containing protein — MAVSEDNLRFILGLKVKKLRQAAGLSLKQLAAGSGLSISYLSEIEKGKKYPKPEKLLGIAQALEVPYDELVSVRVDAQLDPLTQTLRSPFFAEFPFDVFGLEAQDLFALFSEDPSKAGALVRTLLEIGQMYDMRVEHFLFAALRSYQLMHDNYFAEIEDAAAGFRSQVGVDELDTDPLQALTRTLERVHNYRLDWQALGRTPELRDMRSVFSDGPNPTLYVNPNLLPSQKAFQLGRELAYHVMGLEARATTSSWLKVESFEQVLNNFKASYFAGAVLLDRDQVVDAMSSFFSLPTWQPEALLDVMDRFSATTEMFFYRLGQVLPGVMGLQDTFFMRLAYDQRSGRTRLSKVFNRTGATLPQGFWQDEHYCARWAGQRLLASVEPGEAAVRVRAQRSRFLDNDQDFFVMAASRPLRLSTANYSCVSLGLQMDEQFRRTVAFAEDPNLPVEIVNVTCQRCPLGPSDCRDRRAEATLYSEKSRLARREAAINELLNR, encoded by the coding sequence ATGGCCGTCAGCGAAGACAACCTTCGTTTCATTCTCGGACTCAAGGTCAAGAAGCTCAGGCAGGCGGCCGGACTGTCGCTCAAGCAGCTCGCCGCGGGATCCGGACTCTCCATCTCGTACCTGAGCGAGATTGAGAAGGGCAAGAAGTACCCCAAGCCTGAAAAACTGCTCGGCATAGCACAGGCGCTGGAGGTGCCGTACGACGAACTCGTCTCCGTTCGGGTGGACGCGCAGCTGGATCCACTCACCCAGACCCTGCGCTCCCCTTTCTTTGCCGAATTCCCGTTCGATGTATTCGGTCTGGAAGCGCAGGACCTCTTCGCGCTTTTCTCTGAAGACCCGAGCAAGGCGGGGGCGCTTGTGCGCACGCTGCTGGAGATCGGGCAGATGTACGACATGCGAGTGGAGCATTTCCTGTTCGCTGCGCTTCGCTCGTACCAGCTGATGCACGACAACTATTTCGCTGAAATCGAAGATGCGGCCGCCGGTTTTCGCAGCCAGGTGGGCGTGGACGAGCTTGATACTGACCCGTTGCAGGCCCTGACGCGCACACTGGAGCGGGTGCACAACTATCGGCTGGACTGGCAGGCCCTGGGGCGCACGCCAGAGCTTCGGGACATGCGTTCGGTCTTCTCCGACGGACCGAACCCGACGCTCTACGTCAACCCGAATCTGTTGCCGTCCCAAAAGGCGTTTCAGTTGGGCCGGGAACTGGCTTACCACGTCATGGGACTGGAGGCACGGGCCACGACGTCCTCCTGGCTCAAAGTGGAGAGCTTTGAGCAGGTCCTGAACAACTTCAAGGCCAGCTACTTTGCCGGGGCCGTTCTGCTGGATCGGGACCAGGTCGTCGACGCCATGAGCTCCTTCTTCAGCTTGCCCACGTGGCAGCCGGAGGCGCTGCTGGATGTCATGGACCGATTCTCGGCCACAACCGAGATGTTCTTCTACCGACTGGGTCAGGTGCTGCCGGGCGTGATGGGGCTGCAGGACACCTTCTTCATGCGGCTTGCATACGACCAGCGCTCCGGCCGCACGCGCCTGAGCAAAGTGTTCAATCGCACGGGGGCCACGCTGCCCCAGGGCTTCTGGCAGGACGAACACTATTGTGCGCGATGGGCAGGACAGCGCCTTCTGGCGTCGGTGGAGCCAGGTGAGGCCGCGGTGCGCGTTCGGGCGCAGCGCTCTCGCTTCCTCGACAATGACCAGGACTTCTTTGTAATGGCCGCTTCCAGGCCGTTGCGTCTGTCCACGGCCAACTACTCGTGTGTGTCGCTGGGCCTCCAGATGGATGAGCAGTTCCGACGTACAGTGGCATTTGCCGAGGACCCGAATCTTCCGGTCGAGATTGTCAACGTGACCTGCCAGCGGTGTCCGTTGGGCCCCAGCGACTGTCGCGACCGACGCGCTGAGGCCACGCTCTACTCGGAGAAATCGCGTCTGGCTCGTCGTGAGGCGGCCATCAACGAACTACTCAATCGATAG